TATGGGCAGGAGTATCACCTACTGTGTCTTTGAGTTGGAAGATGGACTTGGATAAAAATCCGGAGTAAAACTTATAGCCTAAAAAATAAAGAGTGAAACAACCGAAAACCGCGAGAAGGGGTAACATGTGGGAAAAATCTCGTTTTATGCGGTCCGGATCAAATCTTTTTTCTCGGGAAAATGAATAGACAAACTCAGGTTCAGGCAGAGGGTCTAAGTATAGGTTCTCGCTTTGAACGCCCGTAGTTTCGATCAGGTCAAATCATCCTTAGAAGACGTAATCTTCGAATTACAGTCCGGGAGCAATGATTGTGAATGGTTCATTTCCTCCGAAAAACTGATCGAAATTTTAGAGATCCGACGAGAGGATTATTTTAAACTTCTATATACTCTTCGAGGAGAAAGGGAATATTCTTCCAAGGGTTCCCAAGGATTTACACAAGACAATGCGGATCTTCTCATATTATTATTGGAGAAGGTCCTAAAAATAGAAGGCTTGGCCTACGAATTTGCAAAGGGCGGAGTATATTTCGACGATGCCTATCTGGATGAGTTTCGCGCTTATTTGAAGGAAATCGTTCTTTCCAAATTAGAAAGACATGATCTGGACAAGGAACTTCTGCTTTTACTTATCTCTTCCACCAAAAAATTCGAAGACGCATTCGACTCATACTTCGACGATAAATTCGATGTGCAAAGATTAGTGGACAATGGGATCACTGAATTTTTGGACAGAAAAGGCTTTTCGGGAGATTACGGAGCTGATGTATTCTTAAGAAGTTATTTCTTTCAGATCTTAAATACAAAGTTATTCCCAATCCGCCAAATCACTTCAGAATACAGAGACCGCGCGTATTACGAAATTTTCGGAAGATTTAGAGAAGAAGAGAAAGAAAAGACTAAAAAGAAAAAATCCAACTTCCGCAAAAAATTCTCTTCGAAATCATTTTACGAAGATGAAGACGCAGAAACAAGAGAACATCGCGAATTTTTAGGTCTCTCCGAAGAATATTCGAAAGCTGAATTAAAAAATAAATACAAAGAGATGATCAAAAAATACCATCCGGACGTAAACAAAGAAGGTCTGGAAATGACACAAAGGATCATCGCTTCATATAACTTTTTAGTAATGAAAGATCGCTAATTAAGGATTTGTTTCCTTTCTTGGCAATACCTTCCATTGATGATCCGCTTTTATAATATTTCCCGGTACATCTTTTTCCCAAAAACCGTGAACCTTCTCGTTATAGTTTAAATATAACTTTCCGGAGACAATTTTCCAAGCTTTAGGATCAGTTTCGTAAGCTTCTCCGTCTCTCATTGCGTAAGCACAATAACCTCCATACTGAGGAGCGAAATTTTCGGGAGCCTTCTTAAAAGATTCCAAATTTTTTTCGGAAGAGAATTTCCAGTCTGCACCTTTCCAACGAAAACTGAATTTAGGATTTCCTTCTTTAGGTTTGGATTCCGTAAAATAAGCAACCGGATCGTAACCATGAATGGCGGTCTTTCCGTCTTGTTTGAAAACAGGATCCACGAGTTGTCTACCTGAGCAATCCAGGAGAATTAAAAATACGATCGGTAAAAAATACGACTTGTTCATGTATCCTTCTTCGGATCGAATCGAAATAGGTTACATCGGAGAATATATGTCTTCCATTGGAGTGGGCTTAAGAAAAGAACATTATCCTTATTTAAGAAAGGGTGAACCTGTCAAAATTTCTTGGTTCGAAGCAATCACCGAAAATTATATGGATACCCAAGGTCGTCCCTTGGAAATGTTGGAGTTCATCCGCAAAAATTTTCCAATCGCTTTACATGGAGTTTCCTTATCCATTCTGGGCGGAAGTTTTCCTAATAAAAAATATTTGGAAAGATGGAAAGAGCTCATCCATAGAATTGATCCGTTTTTAGTTTCGGATCATCTTTGCTGGACGGAACAATCCGGAAAGTATCTACATGATCTTTTGCCTTTTCCATTCACAAATGAATTTTTACAATTTGCGATAGATAGAACGCAGCAAGTCCAAGAAATTTTAGGTAGAAAGATCCTATTGGAGAATGTCTCCACTTATTTGAGTTTTCCTCAAAGCGAAATGACCGAATGGGAATTTATTTCCGAACTTTCTAAAAGAAGCGGCTGCGGAATTCTATTAGATATAAATAATATATATGTAAATTCGATCAACCATGGATTTTCCGCATTTACATATTTGGATTCTATTCCTTGGGAGAATGTGGGCCAGATCCATCTTGCCGGCCACACAGATACTGGAGAATTTCTATTCGATACTCATTCTAGGCCGGTTGCAAAAGAAGTATGGGA
This window of the Leptospira hartskeerlii genome carries:
- a CDS encoding DnaJ domain-containing protein encodes the protein MNARSFDQVKSSLEDVIFELQSGSNDCEWFISSEKLIEILEIRREDYFKLLYTLRGEREYSSKGSQGFTQDNADLLILLLEKVLKIEGLAYEFAKGGVYFDDAYLDEFRAYLKEIVLSKLERHDLDKELLLLLISSTKKFEDAFDSYFDDKFDVQRLVDNGITEFLDRKGFSGDYGADVFLRSYFFQILNTKLFPIRQITSEYRDRAYYEIFGRFREEEKEKTKKKKSNFRKKFSSKSFYEDEDAETREHREFLGLSEEYSKAELKNKYKEMIKKYHPDVNKEGLEMTQRIIASYNFLVMKDR
- a CDS encoding YHS domain-containing (seleno)protein, encoding MNKSYFLPIVFLILLDCSGRQLVDPVFKQDGKTAIHGYDPVAYFTESKPKEGNPKFSFRWKGADWKFSSEKNLESFKKAPENFAPQYGGYCAYAMRDGEAYETDPKAWKIVSGKLYLNYNEKVHGFWEKDVPGNIIKADHQWKVLPRKETNP
- a CDS encoding DUF692 domain-containing protein: MSSIGVGLRKEHYPYLRKGEPVKISWFEAITENYMDTQGRPLEMLEFIRKNFPIALHGVSLSILGGSFPNKKYLERWKELIHRIDPFLVSDHLCWTEQSGKYLHDLLPFPFTNEFLQFAIDRTQQVQEILGRKILLENVSTYLSFPQSEMTEWEFISELSKRSGCGILLDINNIYVNSINHGFSAFTYLDSIPWENVGQIHLAGHTDTGEFLFDTHSRPVAKEVWDLFSSFSDKIRGIPILLEWDEDIPSFPEMEAEALKAKFILESVPK